Within the Telopea speciosissima isolate NSW1024214 ecotype Mountain lineage chromosome 4, Tspe_v1, whole genome shotgun sequence genome, the region ttaaatACTGAGAGTATCTTTCCATACCTACCAATCCAAGACTTGAATGGGTTTTGAATCTATTTCATCTTCATTACCTTCTAagaggtcttgtttggttagaagtgaagtgaataaacaaaataaaacaaaaaggagggggggagggTTGGTGTTGGAATTTTCCTTGTCATTCCAATTTATTAATtcctagaaaaaaaaacccaattgatGCTCAAGTTACTTTATTTTTTCAGTCCAAAATTAGATATTTTTTCTCACCTCCTACCTACATTATGTCATGGCCCCCATCAATTTTTTATCACATGACATTAAATCTACATCCAACCACAGATGGAGgtattttaaccaaaaaaaaaaaaaaagatgggaggCATTTGTAGAATTTTCGTAAGTCATGATTCTTGCCAAGAAATCCTCCAATGGTTAATGGACTAATATTAGTACATAAATAGAGATTTGTGCCCTAAATCCCTCCATTGTCCTTTTTAGcataaatctctctctctctccttgattTTTTTCCAATCCAGCAATTTTCTACATGTCACAAAGAAAACAGTCATTGGACTGCTAGAGCTACTTCTCCAAACATCAGGATTCAGGGACCTGTAAGGCTGTAACAcaaattttttctattttttacttcACCTCCAACCAAACTGGGCCTTATGATCTTATTTCCCTCAGGAATTTAACTCATTACTTTATTCTGGTTCTTATTATCGTCTCATGCAGACCTTTTCAAATCAGTACCTTTTTGGAGACTTGAGACTGTAGACTAGAGACTAGAGACTAGAGACTAGAGACTAGAGACCAGAGAGTCCTTGGCGGCTGGCGCCCACAGCACCACGGCACTATCgcttttttatgatttttttggtaagggcATTTCCGACTTAATGTTCCCTTCCAGGGGAGATGCTTCATGCTTGCGTGGTACAAATCACCGATCGTTTAGTGGACCAAAGTTAACACTGTAGACCCCGTCCTGAAACCGGTCCTTTAGAATCTTTGCTAGTAGACTTTATGCAAACGTCATCATATCATTGATCAGACCGACAAGATGAACGGTCTGATTGGTATGATTCGTACGGAAAAGTAAGTATTATGGGAATGATGATCTATAACTTGTCCTAAGAATATCCCCAAACAGAACCCCTCCatcgatctctctcttccttctatGGATATATATCCCATCTTACTTCAAGAATTAAAGAAAGCTTTCAAGAAAGACAAATTGGCCACGGCATAGCCAAagcagagaaagagatagacaagaagaagaagaagaaacagatgaGCAGCAACGGAGAAGATGGCATCACCCTACGGCTCCGCCGTGATAATCCAATTTTCTCAGGCCAATATCCATCACGGCCACACAACGCCACAACAAAACCGAACCGTAAACTCCTCTCGTTCTTCCTCCAAGCCATAGTCATGGCCATTGTTAtctccctcttcttcatcttcttaggTATCGCCGCCATCGTCCTCCTTCACATTTGTCTCGCCGGCGGTGCCCTCCAGCGACGCCGCCGCCGGCAGAGTCTCTCCTCCGATTTTGCTTACGAAAATGCTGAATTCGGTCTTGGGTTGTCGCAAGAAGAGCTCCGTAAGCTTCCCAGCTTCAATTACAGTGTTGCGTTCGAACGCGCGTTGAATAGAGATTGTGCTGTTTGCTTGGAAGGGCTTAGGGAAGGTGAGAGATGTAGGGTTCTTCCAAAATGCAAGCATGTGTTTCATGCGAATTGTGTTGATGCGTGGTTGATCAGGGTCGCTGCTTGCCCGCTTTGTCGTGCGACTGTTGAACCAGGGTTACGATTTGGTTCCGAGGATTGTAGGAAATTGAGGGAAAGGGAACAGGGTTTGTAAAGAAAAGGGTTGGGACCCTAATTCATCCTTTGATGAATCTGTAagtcttttttagttttttggcCTCCGTTTTTTTTAGGTTATGCACTATTGTATAGTATGTTAACCAGAATACAATTTTTAGATTTCtaattcttttgtttcttcgaacaaattttttcctttctttcttttgggcaCTTTGTGGGATATATTTTATTGCTTGAATGTAAATCATATGTGATGTCATTGAATATGGATCGAATTTTATTGGTAAGTACGGAGAGTCTAAAGTTTAAACAAATGCCTAAATTGAACTCAATTGTTAGGCATTCATTTTTAAGGTAGAACAGATAGATTTTGTAATGGAAGCACTTAGGTGGCTGATAGGTATGATATATACTCTAGAGAAGCTTGTAAAGGATCCAGTATAGCTTTTTTTATTAGTCGCTTCCTTCTGTTGGGAAAAAAATGGACTGCATAGCTATaaaagtttaaacagaaaaagcCTTCTTAGGAAATGTCAACCATTTTGATCAGAGAAGATTACCCACACCCACAATGTGGTAATCAACTTCTATGTGGTGACATTGAACAAGGAATTCTGGATTGATTGACAAGAATGAGCAGGGAATGAAAGTCGCTTCCTTCTGTTGGGGAAAAAAAGGAGTGCATAGCTATaaaagtttaaacagaaaaagcCTTCTTAGGAAAGCATTTTGATCAGAGAAGATTACCCACACCCACAATGTGGTAATCAACTTCGATATGGTGACATTGAACAAGGAATTTTGGATTGATTGACAAGAACGAGCAGGGAATGAAAATGAGTAGCCAAGTCACGTAAAAGTTAGGATAGCCTCATTGACAACGATAACTTTATGCTCTTGTTCTGTATTGTACCACAGCATGGCTGATTGTTTCTTGGAGCTCCATGATTAAAGATTGGAGATCAGGAAAGCACAAAGTCGGTGGAAGACCAACAGCTGTCAGGGCAGCCAGCCAAATAAGCTTCAAAGATGCAATGAGGTCAAGTAGGAGAGAACTCTAAGGCGGGCAATTTCAATCCAGCTGCAATAGGAGTGGAAGAAGGTTTGCAGTCACAAATGGTAGCACATTGTAGGAGATCAACATTATTCTTTGATTGGGCGAGCAAAAACATTGATGGACGGCCCCGAATAAACTGATGTTATGAGATGAAGTGGCAACTGAGAAGAGCAGACATGTTACATAGATTGAAGTAAGTCATCAGATAAGGGGAAGTACCGCTGAGCATGTCCACTGATAAGAGCAGAGAAATAAATTCTGTAGTAGATTGACAAGGGTAATGAGTGTTTAATCATATTTACAGAAAAATAACCAAGGAGATGACCATGGGCTAGGTCGATTGGGGTCTCTTCTTCATGCGTGCGTTGCTGGTTCGGAGATGAATCAGTGGAGCATCTATTTTTCGATTGATCCTAGTCTCTCCATCTCCTTGGGCTGGCATCCTCCAGAAGTGCTGGCCAGGGCTGCAGCAGATTCTTGCTTTTGAAAGTGAATAGCGTTGGGTAATCTCGGTATTCAAATGTAATCCTTGCTGTGATTGGGTGGGCAGACTCGTATTCTGCGTTGCTTTGTACCATATCTGGTATGAGAGAAACCTGAGAACTTCGGTGGGGAAGTCTTGAACTCACCAACAGATTTGGGATTGTATTATGTTTGAGATTGGGGGCAGACTTGGGAGCGATATTCCAGCTTCTCTACCCTCTTGTAGAAACCGTCTTATTGTGTCTGGTTGGAGCATCCGTCTTCTTTCTTCGTTTAATCCCACACCCTAGTGGACTTCCCAACTTGGTTAggcctctttccttttctttcctccaTTCTGGGTGTTCTTGTATTTCCACACTTTGTTGAGTATAAttccattcacccaaaaaaaaaggagattacCATGTGTGATGACCATAAATAACCTTATGTACTTGGGTGAGCAGGGTGCACAAATTTGGGAggcttttgcatatatctatcaTTTGATTAAGTACCAAGCAGAAAGTCATTTTTAACATTCAATTGTTCGATGGACCAGCTCTTAGAAACAACAGTTCATGCAACAAAACAATTTTCAGCTGGTGTAACAATGCAGCTGAAGGTTTCAAATATCAAGGCAATGTTCTTGATTGAATTTTGTGGTCTCCAAAAGAGTCTTCTGTGTATCAATAGTCCAATTAAGCCATTGATTGATAGTGATACAGTATACCCTCTGGCAGCCACTAATGTTTATGTGGTGTTGATGAGGAACCAACATGCTGGTTCTTCGGGTCATGAGTGCAGTAAATTCTTCAATTACTTTTTCCCATCCATTTGGATCTTGAGATGCCTGTTTGAAGATTTGAGGGTTTgtagggggggggaggggaggggaggggaggagaggtGGGAGGTGATATTGCCTTTAGGCTTAGTTCTGGTTTGGAGGGGCAAATGATGTGGCAATTGGTTGTGAAGTGGTAGTTGGTAGGCAGGCCGGTGTGGAAGGAATATGAAGATGGAACTATGTGGATTGTGAAGGAGTGGAGGCTGGAGGAGCTGAATGAGAGCAGAGGCAGTGGGTTCAATATCTGATCGGATTGCAGTATGAGAAGTAAGCATGGAAGATTAAGGATTAGAAAAGTGGCTGTGAAGAGATGGGTAGTGTCGACTCCAAGGTCGATGGAGAGATGGGTTGCATAGATGGAGGGACCAATGACTCTGTAAAGGAAAATAATCTTTGGGAATCAAGCAGTGGTATGCTTTTTGAGGTTGTGCTACATAACAAGTATACATGAAGCTGAATTGGGACTTAATATCATGTTTGTAACTTTGTAAGGGCCTACATACAGTAAGAAAATTATGCGGGCTGTTATCTGGGGTCTGAGTGAACAGTTTATCAAGAGTAGATTTGCCATTTTGATGTTTAGTAGGCATTTGATTGGTTAAATATGCAGTGATCAATAAAGCCCAAGACCAAAGGTGTTCAAGGGGCTGATGATTGAACCAATGAAGTAAGGCCAGTACCATAAgtaaggttgtgaagaatgacatgcataatctgggtcttgtgccaagtatgacctcagatagagcctattggaggcaAGGAACCACGTTGTCGACACCTTGTAGCTGGGATTTTTCCTGATGTtatgggctatcctctttcctcttactttcttttttcattttccatttctcacctttttatctcatttcttcttttttattttgcattactcttattttccttttctttgtgtGGACCTCAGTTTTTCCCTACGTTGTTTTgaaaggattcatgtagccgaccccatttagttgggataaggccgaGTTATAGTTGTTGTATGTATGGGAGAGGTTTTTGATGCTGCCAGTGGGGGGGATCTCCCACGCCACACCAATTGGATCATGGGAATCGGTTTTGTCAATAGGGTGCCCACATGgtcagggaggagagagagtatcaaGGATGTGACAGTATGTGGGAAAGCATCCCCACAGGCCCACACTGAGGGCATGGAGATCTTTTGTTCTTACATGTATTTACTATGATGCCAGCTGATCCAGCAAACAGTGCAATATagttcaaaagaacaagaaggccaACAGCAAACTAGGCCATCAAACTGAATCATGATCGGATTAATAGGCTTAATTTCAGTGCCCAATGGGTTGTATGGGCCGTGGGCTTTATAATTTTGGGTTTACTgttgtaatgggccaattctGTAAATCCAAAAATTAGGGATGCAAGTCCTATATGGGATTAAGTAATTAGTTTATATTTTGTAATGATTTGGAATAGCTTTTATTTTTAAGGGAGACGTAAATTATAAGGGATTCTCTCTACCATACATAGGGGTTACCTATTTTGCTTGTTTccatgaagttataaataaagagtagggGATCATACTCACTACATATCGTTCCTCCTTTAAGGTCAGTTCTTACTGTTACTCTTGTGTTTCAGTTTCTTCTTTACTGTTCTGTTGTGTTTTGGGTTGATCTTTCATTCTTTATCTTCATTCCTTTGTCTACAATTTCCAGATCTCATCCTATATTGTAAGACAGCCTTCAAATTTCCATCAATTCCCATCTGGAACAGAGTAGTGTCTTCTAGTGTATCCTGTGGCACAATCCCTTTTCATGCTTCACTTCTGAACCCTTTTCTGTTGCAAGCTCAGATTTTGTTCTGAAAATACTCGGCACATCAATTTCTGGTTCTGTAAGCTGGAAGGTTGTCTCAATAGATCTGTCTTCCTTTTCACAAATTCTGATTCTTGTTCTTAAATTATCCGTAGTTTACTACTACtctagccaaccccatttagttgggataaggctgagttgagagTGAGAGTTAACTACTAATCTCTCTGTTTCTAAACCTGATAATAACTGCTGTgcctaactttctaattctggtttAGTATAGTAGTTACTAATTTCATTCcctttactttctatttctatcaCTCTATTGTCTGTCACTTACTATTCTGTTCTGAGTTGCTAGTACCATATCAGATTTGTTGGCCTTCTATTTCTGTTGTCAGTTACTATTATTCTAAGTTTCTAAAACTGATTTAACAAGTTTCTATTCTCTGTCCAAGGCCAGATCTCCTGATCCATCCGTCGGATTTTGTTCCAGTTTTGAGGGACCATTCCTTGCACCAAGGAGGGTACTCAACTAGAGTTTTGGCCCAACCTGACTCATCTATTGAGAGTTATTAGAATTCCCCAattctgctctctctctctctctcacacacacacacacacattggTATACACTTTTTTTCTTTACCCTTTGCTAGCATTTGAAATAAAGTAATAAGGTAAATAAAGCTGCTTTAACTCATATATAGGTGAACTATATATCAGGGTGCATTTGGGCTCACATGGAATGAAATCATTTTATTTCAACTGTGAACGGCATTTAAGACACACAAGGTCATGATCAGTGTGGCCTGAATCAAATCAACACAATATTGTTGTAATATATATACAACTACTGACCTTTGTATTCGAGCTCTACTTTTCACATCACAATACTTTTCGATCATCTTGCTTAAGCTTTGGTGACAAGAACCACCCTCCTGTATTACTTCTGAAGCAATTTTGCAAATATGCTCTGCTCTCTCCTATGCCCTTCTTCCTTCATCTCTTTTCGTAAGCTTATTCAGTCTTTCACAGATTTCTCTCCCTGCTGCAGGGCTGGCTGCTATCAGCTTCCCTGCCTTCAATCCCTCAACCACAAACTTGGCTTCATTTGCTGCTCAGCAATCATTGGCCAGCCTAAAATGAGACCCCTAAGGACAAGCTCCAACAGTGAATTTCTGCTGCAGTGGCTAAATACGTGGCTGATCCACTATCAACCTCATCAAGTTGCTTGTGGGAAATATCAACCTGTGTGCCATATGCAACATATTTCATACTTCCTTCTTGCATGCTCACTTAACCACTTGATGCACCTATTAGTTGGGGACTGGTTATTGGTGTTACCTCTACCACCATCCTCCTGGGCACTCTCAATTTGATCATATAGGAACAAGGGGCCAACACACCATATCCGGCCTCGATTGTCTAGAGAAGCGACATGATATGGTTCTAGCTCAATGAAACTGTTGAGGATTACTCCTGAGCCTTTCAGGTCGAAATCATCAATATCTGAAATTGTTTTAGGTTAGGAGCTTTCATTATCCTTCTCTTTAAGAGATTTGGCATGTCTGCTCTGGTCAGTGGAAAATGGAAATGCTGCAAAGGTTCTGTGTTTGACTCTGCTTCCTTCTGCATCGGGTGAATGAAAATAGATTTTCTTACTACCATGAACAATGAAGGTGACCCACTGAAGCCAAGCCGAGGGATATCAAATGGAAGACATGATGTGTTTCTCCATCCTAGGAAAGAATCAGAAACTGAACAGATGGGTCTTTCTTGATCCTCAGACATCTCTCTCAAAACTTTTTTTCGAAGGGCTTTTGGGTTGTTTTGGGGCTGCTAAGAAAATGAGGAAGAGGTCCGTGGAGGGAAGTTAGTGTGGTTTTCTCACATCCATCTGGGAGACCTTTGGCAGAGGGCAAAATGATCTCTGTGATATCAATTTCTGGATATTTGGAGACCATTAAGCGAATGGACAGGGCGTTTGCTGGGGCTGTTATGATAGTTACTTTGATGCCTCGACGTGAAAGAGACTTTGAGAGGTGGGGAGTAATGGGAGGGGTGCGACTGACATGAGAGGAAAGATGACCATGTGATGTTGGAAAGCCATGAGAGGTTTCTTGATATGGATTCATGAGACTATTAAGAGCACTGAGCACAGATGGATTGGGTTGGGTGTTTGCTCGGGTGATTGTGATTACTCTTTAGGCCTCGACGTGAGACGGTGAGAGCCTTCTAGTGGTCTATTAGTGGGAGAGTTGTCCCTGAGAGGCCTTGACTTGACTCCAATATTGGTGTACTAGCTTCTTATGAAGTTTGAGACAGGATATGAGGGAGGGGGTGAACGGTTTCCCATGCTGCCAGTGTAGGGGAATCTCCTACACCATACCAATGGTAGTTTGAGAAACGATGTCATTCGCATGGGTCCACATTgtcaagagaaaaagaaaataatttaataaaacccaTGTGAGAGAGGATGTCCCATTAAAAAATAAGCTAACCATTTGCCCAATACATCACTTCCAAAGTAAAGTCAAATGCATCATTATGCGCATAAGAACTAACGAGAcgtgaagaaaacaaaattatgCTAACCCATTAAAAAATAAGCTAACCATTTGAATCAATTTCCCCATATTTAGACTGATAATTTAATTCTTAGCTTGTTTGATTGGATACTGAAGCAAATGtccataaaataataaattgaattCTGGCACTAGATGTAATCAGATTCGAACATTTTATACCGAGATACCCTTTAATATGCTTTTTTAAGAGGGACGTCGGGGTGTGGACCTGTGGTGGTGGTTTTGGTATCTGCTTGATAATTATCTACTACTGAGTTCATAGCTTCACTCTGGTTGTTGTCCATAATTTGGTCCGTATTTAATTAATTGGaaaaaaagaatgctgcctggTCGCATGGATCCTGCATCCAGTTGTAAAATTATCGCCTTAGtccttgtgaaataaaaaatctcatctatgATGCCCTAATTGCACTCTTATTGGCCCCCATGTTGGCGCAGGGGCCATGCGATtaggcagcgatctcttgccctaataaTTTATAAGACACATATGAGCTAAGAAGTCATCTATCAACCACAGACGTCTGAAAATTCTTCTAAACAAAATCTCTTTCAAAACCTAAAGCTGAAGAAGCAATCTAATGTGCAATGGTAATTTCGTCTCTTTGAGCAAGAATACCGTGAAGTTAAAGGCAAAAAACAAGACTCTAATAAGTCGGATCAGTGAAAAGAAagttattttcttgttttctattGTAAAATATGGAACCCCTCAGCTCATACGACCTTCGCTTCTCCCTAGCATAGTAAGTTTGGAAGCAATAAAGGATATGGATATGTATGataattaaacggactagacaaTAATAATACTTTACAAAAATTTGGCACAATAAAACGTGTATGACAATGATACAGTATGTGTTCAGTACGTGTCCTTTGGGTGAAATATAGACACATAATTACTGTGCAACAAGCACGTATCATTCAACAAACATGATAGATGAAAACTACAAATTTATCAATATGAACCCTCTATtgtttttgctaaagatcagcaaagtATGTATATTAATATGAGAAGAAATTTTATAAAACTTCTTTGATGTTTGGCCCTTCACCTTCGGCAttgtcatcagcaaaaaaccAAACACTGCAATCCCTGAAGGGCACCCACCCGATAACAAACTCAATTAAGAGAATCTGTAGTATGGCTGGCTTAGAGCTTCCCAAGTGACAGCCCTAGAGATGACCGAGGGAGCAAAGTTCCAAAAGGTTGAAATTTGCTGTTTTGCTGCTTGATTAGCTAAAGCATCAATTAGCCTCTCGGAAACAGTGCGTGATTCTCCACTGAATGGAACCAAGATAAGAAGTGAGTGACGACCATACCTGCCGAAACCTCCATGGGATCTTGCCTAAAAGAATGGAGGAAACCATTGCCGCCGAAATAGACTCCACCCAATATGAACCCTCTCAATTgagaaaaacacaagaaaaaaaaacaaattatcgACATAATTGGTTCCTTATCTCATAATTCTagttttgcaattttttaatttttttgcacATTAGTAATCTTTTCTTATGAATACTCTTGTAATT harbors:
- the LOC122657545 gene encoding RING-H2 finger protein ATL56-like, with translation MSSNGEDGITLRLRRDNPIFSGQYPSRPHNATTKPNRKLLSFFLQAIVMAIVISLFFIFLGIAAIVLLHICLAGGALQRRRRRQSLSSDFAYENAEFGLGLSQEELRKLPSFNYSVAFERALNRDCAVCLEGLREGERCRVLPKCKHVFHANCVDAWLIRVAACPLCRATVEPGLRFGSEDCRKLREREQGL